The region TTTCAGGGTAGGGCGAGGCGAGCCAATAACCGTCCTGGTTGAGGAGCATGGTCTGTCCGATTTCCATATGGCCGCTATTGTCCAGGGATTCGATGATTCGTTGGCCCAGATAGTTGATGATGGCGATGCCGAGGCGGTTTTCGGCATCATCGAATATGGGCGTGGACACCCTGATCATGGGTTTCAAGGGGATTTCGATCTTGTTGTTCTCTACGTTCAGATCAAATGGGGAGACATACACCTCGCCATTTTTCAAGGGCAGGGATTCCTGGAAATAATATCGGCTGAACTTGTTTTGGAGTTCACCGATGGGAACCGGGGCGGGCTTTCCGTTGTTGTAGTTGACCCGGATCAGCTCCATGCCGTCGTTGTCCAGGATGCGGATCTGGTCGTATGCTCCACTGACAGTGCTCAGAGCGATGAGTTCACCTTCAAGTTCGCGGCGGTTGTGTTCAGTCCGGTACTGGAGGAAGTTCTTGGCTTCGGCGTGGTTGGCCATCAGAAAGAGGCCCATGAAAAGGGTCTTGAGGTCCAGCTCAACGCTTTGGGCGACCATCCTGTTGTGGATGGCCTCGTTTTGCTTGAGGGACCTGTCTATGGATTCGGCCGCCTGGGAGTAGAGGAAATAGGTTCCCAGAGCCGCAAGCGCAGTCAGGAAAATGAAGGTCCCGAGAAAACTGCGCATAGCTTGGGACATGTTCGAAAAGCGTTTCATCATCCTGTTTCCCATGGGCGTTTAGCCATCCTTTCTTGGAGCAGATCCAACGTTACCAGATAAGACTACCTCCGAAGTATTATAATACTGAAACAACTGTTGGCTTGTTGAAATTGTTTCATGTAATTAATACTATCCATGTGTCGGAGATCGCCGCTCAGGCCGTGGAGAATCCCGATTTATAATTGCGCGCGCTGAGTCCGGCGGGAATGATTTTGTAAACGCCGCTTGTTGAATTGTATCGGAGGTCGCATGGCGGACAGGGAAAAGCAGACCGTGCTGGTGGTGGACGATATTCCCACCAACCTCGATCTGCTGGTGGAAACATTGAAGGACGAATATCGGGTGCTGGCGGCTCTCAGCGGCCGTGAGGCGCTGGATATCGTTCACTCGAGCAATCCGCCGGACATTGTCCTGCTCGACGTCATGATGCCCTACATGGACGGGTACACCGTCTGCGAGCTCATCAAGTCCGACCTGCGCTCCCGAAATCTTCCCGTCATCTTCGTCACGGCGCGTGACCAGGAGCAGGACCAGACCAAAGGGTTCGAGGTTGGCGGTGTGGATTACATCACCAAGCCGATCAGCCCGGCCGTTGTCCTGGCCCGGGTGCGTACCCATCTCGCCCTGCATAATCAGAATCTGGCCCTGGAGCGGAAGGTCGCCGAGCGTTCACGCGATCTGTACGAGACCCGTTTGCAGATCATCCGCAGGCTCAGTGTGGCCGCGGAGTACAAGGACAATGAAACCGGTCTGCACATTGTGCGCATGAGCGGCTATTGCCGCGCACTGGCCAAGGCATCCGGGTTGGATGACGAGGCCGCGGACCTGATCTACAGCGCGGCTCCCATGCACGACGTGGGCAAGATCGGCATTCCGGATCATATCCTGAACAAACCGGCCAAACTCGACCCGGACGAGTGGGAGATCATGAAAACCCACACGACCATCGGTGCGAAGATCATCGGCGAGCAGGACAACCGGCTCATGGTCATTGCCCGGCGTATCGCGCTGACCCACCACGAGCGTTGGGACGGAACGGGCTACCCCGAGGGCTTGGCGGGTGAGGACATTCCGCTGGAAGGGCGTATCGTGGCCCTGGCCGACGTGTTCGATGCCCTGACATCCAAGCGGCCCTACAAGGAAGCCTGGCCCGAAGACCAGGCGTGCGCCTACATGCGTGAGCAGAGGGGCAAACACTTCGATCCCCAGTTGACGGATCTCTTTCTGGACAACCTTGAGACCCTGCGCGAGATCAAGGCCAGCGTGGGCGAAGACGCGTTCGAGAATTAGGCGGCCGTCGGGTCAGGCGAACCGCTCCCGGATCATTTTGAAAAGCGACGACTTGCGGTCGTATTGATGGACCAGATGGGGCACGCGCCCGGCCTCGTTCAGGACTTCGCCATGCGCGTTGACCGCAGGTTCACCCCTGGTCTGGGCCAGGGTCAGAATCGGTCCGTCGTTGTCGTACAGTGTCAGGTCGTTGATACGACCCGTGTGCACGAGGTGGTTGTGAATCCCCTGGTCATAGCCGGCCATGCATTCGCCTGTGGAAGGCGGCAGGAGCAGGCCGGTCATTTTTGCAAGATAGGCGAGCATGGCCGCGTGGTCGCCCACCGTGGTCCCGGAGCAGGACACGGGGCGGTCGGTGATGGCGTCCAAGGCTGGCGCACCCAGGTGTTCCCGCACCCAGCGGGCGTTGAACGGGCAGGACCCCACTGTGGCCGAGGCGTCCTCCAGGGTACAACATACGCCGTCCGGCCAGGGGAAGTCGAAGGGGTCGCGCTGGAAGAGCACGTCGCGCACGTCGCTGATGAGGATGCGGTCATAGGTTTGGCCGCAGGTCCGCAAGTACTCCAGATACAGGAAATAACGCAGTCCGTTGCAGGGCACGTCCTCCGTGCCGGGGGGCCGCTCCATGGGCAGCAGTTCGACCCCGTGTTGGCGCATGCGGTCCAGGTCGCGGGTGGTCTTCGAGACAAAGAAAACGAGATCGCCCGCGTACGCCGCCCTGTCCAGGGAGGCGAGAAACGGGCGAACGTCGCCGTAATGATAGCCTGCTGCCAGGCCGAGGATCAGATGCTTTCCGCCCACGGCCTAGCTGCCGGAGGGCTTGCGCCGCCTTCTGCGCCTACGCCGTTTGGGCTTGGACTTAGGCGTGGCATCGTCGTCTTCTGTCGACACCGCTTCACGGAGTTGTTCGGATACGGCCTTGGGTTCGGGCGCGGGCCGGTCGCTTTGCGGCTTGGGCGAACGCCTGCTCCTGGAACGGGGAGGACGGGACTGTTCCTTGGCCGCCTGCTGCTCTCGGGGAGCGTCGGATTCTTCCCTGCGGGCCGGTTCCTCGCTATGAGCCGGTTCTTCGCTACGTGCTGACTCTTCGTTACGGGCGGGCTTTTCGCTACGGGCGGGTTGTTCAGACCGGGCGGGGCGCTCCTGGCGTCGTTCCCTGGGCTTGTCCTCCGCCTTTCGGTTTCGGCCGCCGCGTTCACGGGCGGGGCGTTCTCGCCGGGGCTCGGGCGCGGTCTCGGGCGCTGCGGGCTTGCCGTGCAGGGTGGGCTGGTACAGCTCGTCCAGAAGCATGGCCAGCAGGGCCAGGGACTCTTCGTCCTCGGCGTACTTCTTGGCCAGGGGCAGGAAGCGGGAGACCCGCTCGCGCTGCAGGTTGGTCAGCTTGCGGTATTTCTTCTCCAGGATGGCAGTCAGCCGTTCCTCGATGATACCGGTCACGTCTTCTTCGGTGGGGTCCTTGATCTCCTCGAAGTGGATCTTGAACCGGGCGGCGATGCGCTCCAGTTCCATCTTCTGGATAACGTCCACCAGGGTGATGGCCGTACCCGTTGCTCCGGCCCGGCCGGTGCGGCCTGCGCGGTGCACGTAGGACTCCGGGTCCTCGGGCGGTTCCATCATGAAGACGTGGGAAAGCTCCGGGATGTCGATGCCGCGCGCGGCCACGTCCGTGGCCACGAGGAAGCGCAGTTGACCGGCCTTGATGCGGGTCATGAGCGCTTCGCGTTTGTTCTGGGTCAGGTCCGAGGTCAGTCCCTCGGCGTCAAACCCGAACTGGGAGAGCAGGGCGGCGGTGAATTCCACGTTGCGCTTGGTGTTGGAAAAGATGATCGCCGAGGTGGGGTTTTCCAGCTCGATGAGCTTGATGAGCTTGCGCTCCTTGCCCATGGCCGCGACCTCCACGAACTGGTGGGCGATGGCCGAGACATTCTCCTCGTCCGAGGACAGGCTCAGGAATTGCGGCTTGACCATGAACTCTTCGGCCAGGCGAAGGACGCTGGGCGGGAAGGTGGCAGAGAACATGTACGCGCCGTCGATATTGCGCGGCAGGTACCGTTTGACCTCGACCATGTCCGGGTAAAACCCTACGGAGAGCATGCGGTCCGCTTCATCGAAAATGAGGACCTTGAGATCGTCCAGGGTCAGGTTGCGGCGCATGAGGTGGTCCAGAATGCGGCCGGGAGTGCCGACCACCAGGTTCGCGCCCTCGCGGAAGGCGTCGAGCTGTTCCTTGTAACCGACACCGCCGTACACGGCCACGACCTTGATGTCGTCGCCGACCAGCATGCGCGCCTCCTGGGCGACCTGTTTGGCCAGTTCGCGGGTGGGGACCATGACCAGGGCCTGGCAGGAATGACGCGAGGGGTCGAGCTTGTGGACCAGGGGCAGCACGAAGGCGCCGGTCTTGCCGGACCCGGTGCGGGCCTGGACCATGACGTCCTGATTGTCGAGGAGGAAGGGGATGGCGCGTTCCTGGACAGGCATGAGCTTGTCCCATCCGGTGCGTTCGCAGGCCTGCCGCAGGTTCTCGGGCAGGGTGTCGAAGGTGATCGGCGCGGGGCCGGTTTCCGTTGTTTCGTTCCCGTTATCGGGATGCATTGTGTCGTTTTCCATTTCTACCTACTGTGTGATGTGGATTCCGGCCATTGAGTATTTTTTTGCGTGGGCCGGAATGGGAAATTCGTTCGTTGCGGGCACACTATACCGTATTTGCCCGGTTGTACAATACAGCCAATGAGGGCCTCCGGGATCAGTGTACGAACTGTTCGTTGAAAATGCGCTCCTCCAGGGAGTGGTCGGGGTCGAACAGGACCAGGGCTGGGCGGGAGTGGTC is a window of uncultured Pseudodesulfovibrio sp. DNA encoding:
- a CDS encoding two-component system response regulator; protein product: MADREKQTVLVVDDIPTNLDLLVETLKDEYRVLAALSGREALDIVHSSNPPDIVLLDVMMPYMDGYTVCELIKSDLRSRNLPVIFVTARDQEQDQTKGFEVGGVDYITKPISPAVVLARVRTHLALHNQNLALERKVAERSRDLYETRLQIIRRLSVAAEYKDNETGLHIVRMSGYCRALAKASGLDDEAADLIYSAAPMHDVGKIGIPDHILNKPAKLDPDEWEIMKTHTTIGAKIIGEQDNRLMVIARRIALTHHERWDGTGYPEGLAGEDIPLEGRIVALADVFDALTSKRPYKEAWPEDQACAYMREQRGKHFDPQLTDLFLDNLETLREIKASVGEDAFEN
- a CDS encoding DEAD/DEAH box helicase, with translation MENDTMHPDNGNETTETGPAPITFDTLPENLRQACERTGWDKLMPVQERAIPFLLDNQDVMVQARTGSGKTGAFVLPLVHKLDPSRHSCQALVMVPTRELAKQVAQEARMLVGDDIKVVAVYGGVGYKEQLDAFREGANLVVGTPGRILDHLMRRNLTLDDLKVLIFDEADRMLSVGFYPDMVEVKRYLPRNIDGAYMFSATFPPSVLRLAEEFMVKPQFLSLSSDEENVSAIAHQFVEVAAMGKERKLIKLIELENPTSAIIFSNTKRNVEFTAALLSQFGFDAEGLTSDLTQNKREALMTRIKAGQLRFLVATDVAARGIDIPELSHVFMMEPPEDPESYVHRAGRTGRAGATGTAITLVDVIQKMELERIAARFKIHFEEIKDPTEEDVTGIIEERLTAILEKKYRKLTNLQRERVSRFLPLAKKYAEDEESLALLAMLLDELYQPTLHGKPAAPETAPEPRRERPARERGGRNRKAEDKPRERRQERPARSEQPARSEKPARNEESARSEEPAHSEEPARREESDAPREQQAAKEQSRPPRSRSRRSPKPQSDRPAPEPKAVSEQLREAVSTEDDDATPKSKPKRRRRRRRRKPSGS